From the genome of Vicia villosa cultivar HV-30 ecotype Madison, WI linkage group LG2, Vvil1.0, whole genome shotgun sequence, one region includes:
- the LOC131649901 gene encoding uncharacterized protein LOC131649901, which produces MAEQRRGPGRPRTRNVETEPETENAGVPRVQIMQQMQQQNQMMMQMMQGMQGQQPTAPAPTPQAAAGPDFRAFFRMDPPEFLGGLDPVIAHDWLYAMEMIFQAIQCTEEEKVIFAAQKMKGPAGRWWNTESTYFTNRGIPKDWQHFKTAFLEKYYPNSVRALKEREFQSFKQGNMSVSEYAEKFEDMAAYSRQAAYAPDELWKIDQFLMGLNADIVHSVSQREFTTYAECLRQCYVAENTLKRVQDEREQNKPVRREQGRSGQHLKTRNFPPMKKQVHGDRSTQSPWCGKCNRKHYGDCKTTSVKCYKCQEFGHFRKDCPVRDAPERTPGRVYTLDARKAQGNTNLVTGTCYVNNQPLFVLVDCGATHSFISYPCVRRLGFETSLLPNPMIISSATDDVVEAREICKECFITFNGRRFLIDLICLPLKKIDVVLGMDWLSANSVYIGCKEKAIFIPAEGTTPTNAIEHLLEGTVNMINYLFAQEKSFLLALTSDSKDKKSVLEIPVVCEFSDVFPEDVTSLPSEREVEFSIDLVPGTAPV; this is translated from the coding sequence ATGGCTGAacaacgcagaggtcccggaaggcccaggACGAGGAATGTGGAGACTGAGCCTGAAACCGAGAATGCGGGTGTGCCTCGGGTGCAGATAATGCAGCAGATGCAACAACAGAATCAGatgatgatgcaaatgatgcaaggcatgcaagGGCAACAACCAACCGCTCCGGCCCCTACTCCTCAGGCTGCAGCAGGGCCTGACTTTCGTGCCTTCTTTCGGATGGATCCGCCAGAGTTCTTGGGTGGCTTAGATCCTGTGATTGCGCATGATTGGCTATATGCTATGGAGATGATATTCCAGGCTATTCAGTGCACCGAGgaagagaaggtgatctttgctGCTCAGAAAATGAAGGGACCAGCAGGAAGATGGTGGAATACGGAGTCTACGTATTTCACTAACCGAGGGATTCCTAAGGATTGGCAACATTTCAAGACAGCTTTCTTGGAGAAGTACTACCCCAACAGTGTGCGTGCTTTGAAGGAGCGTGAGTTTCAGTCCTTCAAACAAGGCAACATGTCGGTGTCTgaatatgctgagaagtttgaggaCATGGCTGCCTATTCCAGACAAGCAGCTTATGCACCAGATGAGTTGTGGAAGATTGATCAGTTCCTTATGGGGCTGAATGCTGATATTGTGCACAGTGTGTCTCAAAGGGAGTTTACCACCTATGCTGAGTGTTTGAGGCAATGCTATGTTGCCGAGAACACATTGAAGAGAGTCCAAGATGAAAGAGAACAGAATAAGCCGGTTCGTAGGGAACAAGGAAGGTCGGGGCAGCATCTGAAAACTCGCAATTTCCCGCCTATGAAGAAACAAGTTCATGGTGATCGCTCTACTCAATCTCCTTGGTGTGGCAAGTGTAACAGGAAGCATTATGGAGATTGTAAGACAACCTCGGTGAAATGCTACAAGTGTCAAGAGTTCGGTCATTTTAGGAAGGATTGTCCTGTGCGAGATGCTCCCGAAAGGACTCCAGGTCGTGTTTACACCTTGGACGCTAGGAAGGCCCAAGGGAACACTAATCTAGTTACTGGTACGTGCTATGTTAATAACCAACCTTTGTTTGTGctagttgattgtggagcaacacattCCTTTATTTCTTATCCTTGTGTACGGAGGCTTGGTTTTGAGACGAGTCTTCTTCCTAATCCTATGATTATCTCATCGGCTACGGACGATGTAGTAGAAGCTCGAGAAATTTGCAAGGAGTGTTTTATTACCTTCAATGGTCGTAGATTTTTGATTGATCTCATTTGTCTACCTCTTAAGAAGATCGATGTAGTACTTGGTATGGACTGGTTGTCAGCTAACTCGGTGTACATCGGTTGTAAAGAGAAGGCTATCTTCATTCCTGCTGAGGGAACTACACCAACCAATGCCATTGAACATCTTCTTGAAGGTACAGTTAACATGATCAATTACCTTTTTGCTCAAGAGAAGTCTTTCCTTTTGGCTCTTACGTCGGACtccaaggacaagaagagtgTATTGGAGATTCCGGTTGTGTGTGAATTTTCCGATGTATTTCCGGAGGATGTTACTTCTCTTCCGTCGGAAAGGGAAGTtgaattctctattgatcttgttccGGGTACCGCTCCAGTTTAG